The following are from one region of the Populus trichocarpa isolate Nisqually-1 chromosome 8, P.trichocarpa_v4.1, whole genome shotgun sequence genome:
- the LOC7457865 gene encoding protein TIME FOR COFFEE isoform X1, protein MDRNREARRVSLAASNGLSRRRHRSSSLRDSPEDDGPVELQETTRLRDRKKDRDRDRDRDRDREKDRERDRISGRSKRRRGERLMHGSNREDGERDDSSDEESVNDDEYEDDDDAVGVAGSSMRMLPPNPSSLSSSSMSNHHHRKSFPPPAKVFRTAPTTINTTAAVTPWKAPDEMIGVSVPRKARSASTKRSHECWVSSGGGVGSEQTHRQASTSPVRSSGPAMLASISASPAAPASPPSSSNASVKKKMKPNGPKQKPPKSSSKPNSSAQDEIEFEIAEVLYGLLRQPQAPSKQEIVGNDSTKFDSRENHNKSTSDAKSRVSSPISNSQSTVPQSSSIPQSNSSSSAAPMSAIAPKRKRPRPVKYEDEHPANFPARNSSILSTAKIDIDQPAKNESSPNIEKNLGSAAENGGVSCDLLANQAAPATTEAQLQEVVKPENHPSSDSKPMTEESECRDLGEPKEEPRSPMKESTPGLRFDDGSESLTANKANVMASEIDSQREEKFQIDLMAPPPSRSSPERDIEIDFVAVDPKSMVTNGETEKKPMMVKEDEKALKTGKENMNVEPEEKRTKVTGEEVESQKPIVNEERNIDLQLDLEKADRDSATVTASRNKLLQHVQKQQQPNIEKIAPQSSSLPLPMSMTSWPGGLPHMGYMAPLQGVVSMDGSAVSSAALQPPHLIFSQPRPKRCATHCYIARNILCHQQIIRMNPFWPPAGAPALQYGAKASNMNVVPSTDLHAVRGGNSVEKGQGLAIFPGPAGKDKNSQAANSVDAAQRKQILLQQALPPGAHSNILHGPTFIFPMNQQQAAAAAAASVRPGSVKSSPAAGSVASSSSSSSASISATAPAVAGATAMSFNYPNFPGNETQYLAILQNGAYPIPIPAHVGPTTAYRGTHPQAMPLFNGSFYSSRMVHPSQLQQQQQPSTQTQQSQQGHQNPSISSGSSSSQKHLQNQQHKPHGSAGSGNLQGFPCPKNQPPQSLPNHQRQLMQNQNVTHQARQLESELGGEDSPSTADSRVSRANMSIYGQNLMPIHPANFALMNPPPMGSAHSASGNTGEKKSQQPQTQASKAGVEPLASQTFAMSFAPINGTTASPGLDISSLAQNHALLQSLPEAARHGYHHFIAAAQATQQKNYRVSEEGNSGGNDTSNVEEERKAMAGGKTPLSAGQSIVFSRPDLTDSPVSTMPVNNVVDSSARNLNLGSAPARTSGSFMSATIGTGNAPSMQQQMQRNHHQQQQWNQQIFQFQKQQQFAAAAAASTRSKTPATSNGSVYSDHISSSSSAATKFPNALSAFPQNLVQSSSSPAQSPQWKSSARTTTSQVPSSSLTSSSSTLKNLPQQQGRTQQSNSHISFAANQKSSASPQGQPNPSSNQSSSPPLVVGSPTTSISKSAGGSPRTSTSTSNKGGQSSQQSKNSASVPVQKSSPVGGRNIPSILGYPHNSSSSNPGAKPQLSHQQQQHLTKHALPQAQLIYTNAFMQVQAQHVANSTNVASAASGFYLQRHRSEQQPQPHGAPATSSTGMLNLCHPVTLANTSTTDPAKAVAAASNNMKGGGLPPQGLIHAQFAAVQPSGKPHQILPAGFHYVHPVPTAVQVKPAEQKQPAGE, encoded by the exons ATGGATAGAAACAGAGAAGCAAGAAGAGTGAGTTTGGCGGCTAGTAATGGCTTGTCTAGAAGAAGACATAGAAGTAGCAGTCTAAGAGACTCTCCAG AAGATGATGGACCAGTGGAGTTGCAAGAAACAACGAGGCTACGAGATCGGAAAAAAGATCGAGATCGGGACAGAGATAGGGACCGAGACCGTGAAAAAGACCGAGAGAGAGACCGGATTAGCGGCAGGAGTAAAAGACGGAGAGGGGAGAGATTGATGCACGGGAGTAACAGAGAAGATGGAGAGCGAGACGATAGCTCAGACGAAGAGAGCGTTAACGATGACGAATATGAAGATGACGATGACGCAGTTGGTGTTGCTGGGAGTTCCATGAGGATGCTCCCACCGAATCCTTcttctttatcttcttcttctatgtCTAATCATCATCATCGGAAGAGCTTTCCTCCGCCGGCCAAAGTTTTTAGAACCGCGCCGACGACGATAAATACCACGGCAGCAGTAACACCGTGGAAGGCTCCTGATGAAATGATTGGCGTGTCGGTGCCTAGAAAAGCTCGGTCAG CATCCACTAAGAGGTCACATGAATGTTGGGTTTCAAGTGGTGGCGGAGTTGGTAGTGAGCAAACTCACCGGCAAGCTTCGACATCTCCGGTAAGATCGAGTGGACCAGCTATGCTGGCTTCAATTTCAGCTTCTCCGGCTGCTCCCGCATCCCCTCCATCATCTTCTAATGCTTCAGTAAAAAAGAAGATG AAGCCAAATGGACCGAAACAGAAACCACCTAAATCTTCTTCGAAACCCAACTCTTCAGCACAAGATGAGATTGAGTTTGAGATTGCTGAGGTGTTGTATGGATTGTTGAGGCAACCACAAGCACCTTCAAAGCAAGAAATAGTGGGAAATGATTCGACAAAGTTTGATTCCAGAGAAAATCATAATAAGTCTACTAGTGATGCTAAATCCAGAGTTTCCTCGCCGATCTCTAACTCACAGTCAACTGTTCCTCAGTCATCTTCAATTCCTCAATCTAATTCTAGCTCCTCTGCTGCTCCTATGTCTGCAATTG CACCGAAGAGGAAGAGACCGCGACCAGTAAAGTATGAAGATGAGCATCCTGCTAATTTTCCTGCTCGCAATAGTTCCATTTTGTCAACGGCCAAGATTGACATTGATCAGCCTGCAAAAAATGAATCTTCTCCTAATATAGAGAAGAATTTGGGATCTGCAGCTGAAAATGGTGGAGTTTCATGTGATTTACTGGCCAATCAAGCTGCTCCGGCGACAACAGAGGCGCAGCTGCAGGAGGTTGTTAAGCCGGAGAATCATCCGTCATCGGATTCCAAGCCCATGACTGAAGAATCAGAATGTAGAGATTTGGGTGAACCTAAAGAAGAGCCTAGGTCTCCTATGAAGGAATCCACTCCTGGCCTTAGATTTGATGATGGTTCCGAGAGTTTGACAGCAAATAAAGC GAATGTGATGGCCTCTGAGATTGATAGCCAGCGAGAAGAAAAGTTCCAGATCGATCTGATG GCTCCTCCTCCATCAAGATCATCTCCAGAAAGGGACATTGAGATTGATTTTGTGGCTGTAGATCCTAAATCTATGGTCACAAATGGGGAAACG GAAAAGAAGCCTATGATGGTCAAAGAAGACGAGAAAGCATTAAAAACTGGGAAGGAAAATATGAATGTGGAACCTGAAGAGAAAAGGACAAAAGTTACAGGAGAAGAAGTTGAATCCCAGAAGCCTATTGTTAATGAAGAGAGGAATATTGATCTCCAGCTGGATTTAGAGAAGGCTGATAGAGATAGTGCTACTGTTACTGCAAGTAGAAACAAGCTACTTCAGCATGTCCAGAAGCAGCAGCAACCCAACATAGagaaaattg CTCCTCAATCTAGTTCTTTGCCTTTGCCAATGTCTATGACTAGCTGGCCTGGTGGGCTTCCTCACATGGG ATATATGGCACCTCTACAAGGAGTTGTTTCCATGGATGGAAGTGCCGTGTCTTCTGCAGCCTTACAG CCTCCACATTTGATTTTTAGCCAACCACGGCCAAAAAGGTGTGCAACACATTGCTACATTGCAAGGAATATTCTTTGTCACCAGCAAATTATTAGGATGAATCCTTTCTGGCCACCAGCAGGGGCTCCTGCTTTACAGTATGGGGCTAAAGCGAGCAATATGAATGTGGTGCCCTCCACCGATTTGCATGCAGTTAGAGGTGGGAATTCTGTAGAGAAGGGGCAGGGTCTTGCCATCTTTCCAGGTCCCGCTGGGAAGGACAAGAATTCTCAAGCTGCTAACAGTGTAGACGCTGCACAGAGAAAGCAGATTTTGCTTCAGCAAGCCTTGCCCCCTGGTGCTCACAGTAATATTTTG CATGGACCCACTTTTATCTTCCCAATGAATCAACAACAAGCTGCTGCTGCAGCAGCAGCTTCTGTCCGACCAGGCAGTGTGAAGTCTTCTCCTGCTGCTGGCAGTGTAGCTTCCTCAAGTAGCTCAAGTTCTGCTTCAATAAGTGCCACGGCACCAGCAGTAGCTGGTGCTACAGCAATGAGCTTCAACTACCCAAACTTCCCAGGCAATGAAACTCAATACTTGGCAATTTTGCAGAATGGTGCATACCCGATTCCAATCCCTGCACATGTTGGGCCCACAACAGCTTATAGAGGAACCCATCCTCAGGCTATGCCTTTGTTTAATGGATCATTTTATTCTTCTCGAATGGTTCATCCTTCACAGCTTCAGCAACAGCAACAACCATCCACACAGACACAACAAAGCCAACAAGGTCATCAAAATCCAAGTATTTCTAGTGGTTCCTCGTCATCCCAGAAGCATTTGCAGAATCAGCAGCATAAACCACATGGGAGTGCAGGTAGTGGAAATTTGCAAGGTTTTCCTTGCCCTAAAAACCAGCCGCCTCAATCCCTGCCAAACCATCAGCGGCAGCTGATGCAAAATCAAAATGTTACTCACCAAGCCCGTCAACTTGAGAGTGAATTAGGTGGTGAAGACAGTCCATCAACTGCTGACAGTCGAGTTTCCCGTGCAAACATGAGTATTTATGGCCAGAATTTAATGCCAATACATCCCGCAAACTTTGCTTTGATGAATCCCCCACCAATGGGTAGTGCCCATAGTGCAAGTGGGAATACTGGTGAAAAGAAATCGCAGCAGCCACAAACACAGGCTTCAAAGGCTGGGGTTGAGCCTTTGGCATCTCAGACTTTTGCAATGTCATTTGCTCCCATCAACGGAACCACAGCTTCCCCAGGTCTTGATATTTCATCACTTGCACAGAATCATGCTCTTCTCCAAAGCCTCCCAGAGGCAGCAAGGCATGGCTATCATCACTTCATTGCTGCGGCCCAAGCAACACAGCAGAAGAATTACCGTGTTTCTGAAGAAGGGAATAGCGGAGGAAATGACACTTCAAATGTGGAAGAAGAGAGGAAGGCCATGGCAGGAGGAAAGACTCCATTATCTGCTGGGCAGTCAATTGTGTTCTCTCGGCCAGATTTAACAGACTCCCCTGTTTCAACAATGCCTGTCAACAATGTTGTTGATAGCTCAGCCAGAAATCTTAACCTTGGGTCCGCTCCTGCTCGGACCTCTGGCTCTTTTATGTCAGCTACTATTGGCACTGGAAATGCACCAAGTATGCAGCAGCAGATGCAGCGGAATcatcatcagcagcagcagTGGAATCAGCAAATCTTTCAGTTTCAGAAGCAGCAACAATTTGCAGCTGCAGCTGCAGCTTCCACTCGTAGTAAAACACCAGCAACTAGTAATGGAAGTGTTTATTCAGACcacatttcatcatcatcatctgcgGCCACCAAGTTCCCTAATGCACTTTCTGCATTTCCTCAAAATCTTGTTCAAAGCAGCAGTAGTCCAGCTCAATCTCCTCAGTGGAAAAGTTCTGCGAGGACCACAACCTCTCAAGTTCCTTCTTCGTCCCTAACCTCATCTTCATCGACCCTCAAAAACCTTCCTCAACAGCAAGGCCGAACCCAACAAAGTAACTCACACATATCTTTTGCAGCTAACCAAAAATCATCTGCTTCTCCTCAAGGGCAACCGAATCCTAGTAGTAACCAATCATCATCTCCTCCATTGGTGGTTGGTTCCCCAACAACATCAATTTCTAAGAGTGCAGGTGGAAGTCCAAGGACATCCACTTCCACAAGTAACAAAGGTGGCCAATCATCTCAGCAATCCAAGAACTCTGCCTCAGTGCCCGTGCAAAAATCGTCTCCAGTTGGTGGAAGAAATATTCCATCAATCCTTGGTTATCCTCACAACTCTTCTTCATCTAACCCTGGTGCAAAGCCTCAACTGTcacatcagcagcagcagcacttAACAAAGCATGCACTGCCGCAGGCTCAGCTAATCTACACTAATGCTTTTATGCAAGTTCAAGCTCAACATGTGGCAAATTCAACAAATGTTGCATCAGCAGCTAGTGGGTTTTATCTGCAAAGACACCGCAGTGAGCAGCAGCCGCAACCACATGGGGCACCAGCAACCTCTTCTACAGGGATGTTGAATTTATGTCATCCAGTCACGCTTGCCAACACCAGCACAACTGATCCTGCAAAGGCAGTTGCTGCAGCTTCTAACAATATGAAAGGTGGTGGCTTACCTCCACAGGGTCTTATCCATGCTCAATTTGCTGCTGTCCAGCCCTCTGGAAAGCCGCACCAGATCTTACCTGCTGGCTTCCATTATGTCCATCCTGTTCCCACTGCAGTTCAGGTGAAACCAGCAGAGCAGAAACAACCTGCTGGCGAATAG
- the LOC7457865 gene encoding protein TIME FOR COFFEE isoform X3, translating to MDRNREARRVSLAASNGLSRRRHRSSSLRDSPEDDGPVELQETTRLRDRKKDRDRDRDRDRDREKDRERDRISGRSKRRRGERLMHGSNREDGERDDSSDEESVNDDEYEDDDDAVGVAGSSMRMLPPNPSSLSSSSMSNHHHRKSFPPPAKVFRTAPTTINTTAAVTPWKAPDEMIGVSVPRKARSASTKRSHECWVSSGGGVGSEQTHRQASTSPKPNGPKQKPPKSSSKPNSSAQDEIEFEIAEVLYGLLRQPQAPSKQEIVGNDSTKFDSRENHNKSTSDAKSRVSSPISNSQSTVPQSSSIPQSNSSSSAAPMSAIAPKRKRPRPVKYEDEHPANFPARNSSILSTAKIDIDQPAKNESSPNIEKNLGSAAENGGVSCDLLANQAAPATTEAQLQEVVKPENHPSSDSKPMTEESECRDLGEPKEEPRSPMKESTPGLRFDDGSESLTANKANVMASEIDSQREEKFQIDLMAPPPSRSSPERDIEIDFVAVDPKSMVTNGETEKKPMMVKEDEKALKTGKENMNVEPEEKRTKVTGEEVESQKPIVNEERNIDLQLDLEKADRDSATVTASRNKLLQHVQKQQQPNIEKIAPQSSSLPLPMSMTSWPGGLPHMGYMAPLQGVVSMDGSAVSSAALQPPHLIFSQPRPKRCATHCYIARNILCHQQIIRMNPFWPPAGAPALQYGAKASNMNVVPSTDLHAVRGGNSVEKGQGLAIFPGPAGKDKNSQAANSVDAAQRKQILLQQALPPGAHSNILHGPTFIFPMNQQQAAAAAAASVRPGSVKSSPAAGSVASSSSSSSASISATAPAVAGATAMSFNYPNFPGNETQYLAILQNGAYPIPIPAHVGPTTAYRGTHPQAMPLFNGSFYSSRMVHPSQLQQQQQPSTQTQQSQQGHQNPSISSGSSSSQKHLQNQQHKPHGSAGSGNLQGFPCPKNQPPQSLPNHQRQLMQNQNVTHQARQLESELGGEDSPSTADSRVSRANMSIYGQNLMPIHPANFALMNPPPMGSAHSASGNTGEKKSQQPQTQASKAGVEPLASQTFAMSFAPINGTTASPGLDISSLAQNHALLQSLPEAARHGYHHFIAAAQATQQKNYRVSEEGNSGGNDTSNVEEERKAMAGGKTPLSAGQSIVFSRPDLTDSPVSTMPVNNVVDSSARNLNLGSAPARTSGSFMSATIGTGNAPSMQQQMQRNHHQQQQWNQQIFQFQKQQQFAAAAAASTRSKTPATSNGSVYSDHISSSSSAATKFPNALSAFPQNLVQSSSSPAQSPQWKSSARTTTSQVPSSSLTSSSSTLKNLPQQQGRTQQSNSHISFAANQKSSASPQGQPNPSSNQSSSPPLVVGSPTTSISKSAGGSPRTSTSTSNKGGQSSQQSKNSASVPVQKSSPVGGRNIPSILGYPHNSSSSNPGAKPQLSHQQQQHLTKHALPQAQLIYTNAFMQVQAQHVANSTNVASAASGFYLQRHRSEQQPQPHGAPATSSTGMLNLCHPVTLANTSTTDPAKAVAAASNNMKGGGLPPQGLIHAQFAAVQPSGKPHQILPAGFHYVHPVPTAVQVKPAEQKQPAGE from the exons ATGGATAGAAACAGAGAAGCAAGAAGAGTGAGTTTGGCGGCTAGTAATGGCTTGTCTAGAAGAAGACATAGAAGTAGCAGTCTAAGAGACTCTCCAG AAGATGATGGACCAGTGGAGTTGCAAGAAACAACGAGGCTACGAGATCGGAAAAAAGATCGAGATCGGGACAGAGATAGGGACCGAGACCGTGAAAAAGACCGAGAGAGAGACCGGATTAGCGGCAGGAGTAAAAGACGGAGAGGGGAGAGATTGATGCACGGGAGTAACAGAGAAGATGGAGAGCGAGACGATAGCTCAGACGAAGAGAGCGTTAACGATGACGAATATGAAGATGACGATGACGCAGTTGGTGTTGCTGGGAGTTCCATGAGGATGCTCCCACCGAATCCTTcttctttatcttcttcttctatgtCTAATCATCATCATCGGAAGAGCTTTCCTCCGCCGGCCAAAGTTTTTAGAACCGCGCCGACGACGATAAATACCACGGCAGCAGTAACACCGTGGAAGGCTCCTGATGAAATGATTGGCGTGTCGGTGCCTAGAAAAGCTCGGTCAG CATCCACTAAGAGGTCACATGAATGTTGGGTTTCAAGTGGTGGCGGAGTTGGTAGTGAGCAAACTCACCGGCAAGCTTCGACATCTCCG AAGCCAAATGGACCGAAACAGAAACCACCTAAATCTTCTTCGAAACCCAACTCTTCAGCACAAGATGAGATTGAGTTTGAGATTGCTGAGGTGTTGTATGGATTGTTGAGGCAACCACAAGCACCTTCAAAGCAAGAAATAGTGGGAAATGATTCGACAAAGTTTGATTCCAGAGAAAATCATAATAAGTCTACTAGTGATGCTAAATCCAGAGTTTCCTCGCCGATCTCTAACTCACAGTCAACTGTTCCTCAGTCATCTTCAATTCCTCAATCTAATTCTAGCTCCTCTGCTGCTCCTATGTCTGCAATTG CACCGAAGAGGAAGAGACCGCGACCAGTAAAGTATGAAGATGAGCATCCTGCTAATTTTCCTGCTCGCAATAGTTCCATTTTGTCAACGGCCAAGATTGACATTGATCAGCCTGCAAAAAATGAATCTTCTCCTAATATAGAGAAGAATTTGGGATCTGCAGCTGAAAATGGTGGAGTTTCATGTGATTTACTGGCCAATCAAGCTGCTCCGGCGACAACAGAGGCGCAGCTGCAGGAGGTTGTTAAGCCGGAGAATCATCCGTCATCGGATTCCAAGCCCATGACTGAAGAATCAGAATGTAGAGATTTGGGTGAACCTAAAGAAGAGCCTAGGTCTCCTATGAAGGAATCCACTCCTGGCCTTAGATTTGATGATGGTTCCGAGAGTTTGACAGCAAATAAAGC GAATGTGATGGCCTCTGAGATTGATAGCCAGCGAGAAGAAAAGTTCCAGATCGATCTGATG GCTCCTCCTCCATCAAGATCATCTCCAGAAAGGGACATTGAGATTGATTTTGTGGCTGTAGATCCTAAATCTATGGTCACAAATGGGGAAACG GAAAAGAAGCCTATGATGGTCAAAGAAGACGAGAAAGCATTAAAAACTGGGAAGGAAAATATGAATGTGGAACCTGAAGAGAAAAGGACAAAAGTTACAGGAGAAGAAGTTGAATCCCAGAAGCCTATTGTTAATGAAGAGAGGAATATTGATCTCCAGCTGGATTTAGAGAAGGCTGATAGAGATAGTGCTACTGTTACTGCAAGTAGAAACAAGCTACTTCAGCATGTCCAGAAGCAGCAGCAACCCAACATAGagaaaattg CTCCTCAATCTAGTTCTTTGCCTTTGCCAATGTCTATGACTAGCTGGCCTGGTGGGCTTCCTCACATGGG ATATATGGCACCTCTACAAGGAGTTGTTTCCATGGATGGAAGTGCCGTGTCTTCTGCAGCCTTACAG CCTCCACATTTGATTTTTAGCCAACCACGGCCAAAAAGGTGTGCAACACATTGCTACATTGCAAGGAATATTCTTTGTCACCAGCAAATTATTAGGATGAATCCTTTCTGGCCACCAGCAGGGGCTCCTGCTTTACAGTATGGGGCTAAAGCGAGCAATATGAATGTGGTGCCCTCCACCGATTTGCATGCAGTTAGAGGTGGGAATTCTGTAGAGAAGGGGCAGGGTCTTGCCATCTTTCCAGGTCCCGCTGGGAAGGACAAGAATTCTCAAGCTGCTAACAGTGTAGACGCTGCACAGAGAAAGCAGATTTTGCTTCAGCAAGCCTTGCCCCCTGGTGCTCACAGTAATATTTTG CATGGACCCACTTTTATCTTCCCAATGAATCAACAACAAGCTGCTGCTGCAGCAGCAGCTTCTGTCCGACCAGGCAGTGTGAAGTCTTCTCCTGCTGCTGGCAGTGTAGCTTCCTCAAGTAGCTCAAGTTCTGCTTCAATAAGTGCCACGGCACCAGCAGTAGCTGGTGCTACAGCAATGAGCTTCAACTACCCAAACTTCCCAGGCAATGAAACTCAATACTTGGCAATTTTGCAGAATGGTGCATACCCGATTCCAATCCCTGCACATGTTGGGCCCACAACAGCTTATAGAGGAACCCATCCTCAGGCTATGCCTTTGTTTAATGGATCATTTTATTCTTCTCGAATGGTTCATCCTTCACAGCTTCAGCAACAGCAACAACCATCCACACAGACACAACAAAGCCAACAAGGTCATCAAAATCCAAGTATTTCTAGTGGTTCCTCGTCATCCCAGAAGCATTTGCAGAATCAGCAGCATAAACCACATGGGAGTGCAGGTAGTGGAAATTTGCAAGGTTTTCCTTGCCCTAAAAACCAGCCGCCTCAATCCCTGCCAAACCATCAGCGGCAGCTGATGCAAAATCAAAATGTTACTCACCAAGCCCGTCAACTTGAGAGTGAATTAGGTGGTGAAGACAGTCCATCAACTGCTGACAGTCGAGTTTCCCGTGCAAACATGAGTATTTATGGCCAGAATTTAATGCCAATACATCCCGCAAACTTTGCTTTGATGAATCCCCCACCAATGGGTAGTGCCCATAGTGCAAGTGGGAATACTGGTGAAAAGAAATCGCAGCAGCCACAAACACAGGCTTCAAAGGCTGGGGTTGAGCCTTTGGCATCTCAGACTTTTGCAATGTCATTTGCTCCCATCAACGGAACCACAGCTTCCCCAGGTCTTGATATTTCATCACTTGCACAGAATCATGCTCTTCTCCAAAGCCTCCCAGAGGCAGCAAGGCATGGCTATCATCACTTCATTGCTGCGGCCCAAGCAACACAGCAGAAGAATTACCGTGTTTCTGAAGAAGGGAATAGCGGAGGAAATGACACTTCAAATGTGGAAGAAGAGAGGAAGGCCATGGCAGGAGGAAAGACTCCATTATCTGCTGGGCAGTCAATTGTGTTCTCTCGGCCAGATTTAACAGACTCCCCTGTTTCAACAATGCCTGTCAACAATGTTGTTGATAGCTCAGCCAGAAATCTTAACCTTGGGTCCGCTCCTGCTCGGACCTCTGGCTCTTTTATGTCAGCTACTATTGGCACTGGAAATGCACCAAGTATGCAGCAGCAGATGCAGCGGAATcatcatcagcagcagcagTGGAATCAGCAAATCTTTCAGTTTCAGAAGCAGCAACAATTTGCAGCTGCAGCTGCAGCTTCCACTCGTAGTAAAACACCAGCAACTAGTAATGGAAGTGTTTATTCAGACcacatttcatcatcatcatctgcgGCCACCAAGTTCCCTAATGCACTTTCTGCATTTCCTCAAAATCTTGTTCAAAGCAGCAGTAGTCCAGCTCAATCTCCTCAGTGGAAAAGTTCTGCGAGGACCACAACCTCTCAAGTTCCTTCTTCGTCCCTAACCTCATCTTCATCGACCCTCAAAAACCTTCCTCAACAGCAAGGCCGAACCCAACAAAGTAACTCACACATATCTTTTGCAGCTAACCAAAAATCATCTGCTTCTCCTCAAGGGCAACCGAATCCTAGTAGTAACCAATCATCATCTCCTCCATTGGTGGTTGGTTCCCCAACAACATCAATTTCTAAGAGTGCAGGTGGAAGTCCAAGGACATCCACTTCCACAAGTAACAAAGGTGGCCAATCATCTCAGCAATCCAAGAACTCTGCCTCAGTGCCCGTGCAAAAATCGTCTCCAGTTGGTGGAAGAAATATTCCATCAATCCTTGGTTATCCTCACAACTCTTCTTCATCTAACCCTGGTGCAAAGCCTCAACTGTcacatcagcagcagcagcacttAACAAAGCATGCACTGCCGCAGGCTCAGCTAATCTACACTAATGCTTTTATGCAAGTTCAAGCTCAACATGTGGCAAATTCAACAAATGTTGCATCAGCAGCTAGTGGGTTTTATCTGCAAAGACACCGCAGTGAGCAGCAGCCGCAACCACATGGGGCACCAGCAACCTCTTCTACAGGGATGTTGAATTTATGTCATCCAGTCACGCTTGCCAACACCAGCACAACTGATCCTGCAAAGGCAGTTGCTGCAGCTTCTAACAATATGAAAGGTGGTGGCTTACCTCCACAGGGTCTTATCCATGCTCAATTTGCTGCTGTCCAGCCCTCTGGAAAGCCGCACCAGATCTTACCTGCTGGCTTCCATTATGTCCATCCTGTTCCCACTGCAGTTCAGGTGAAACCAGCAGAGCAGAAACAACCTGCTGGCGAATAG